In Companilactobacillus allii, one genomic interval encodes:
- a CDS encoding coenzyme PQQ biosynthesis protein PqqD, pqqD yields MAKDRSNELTEEDLKQLVFEKNPEVKFKRKAGIITIVREQNHPIQKFFRKMHMHIPEESYLELDAYCSFVFSKINGRRNAYDIGKELVEKFPEADEFRYTRLILFLQQIERVDHLIQRVPNTERKIA; encoded by the coding sequence ATGGCTAAGGATCGTTCAAATGAACTTACTGAAGAAGATTTGAAACAATTGGTCTTCGAAAAAAACCCAGAAGTTAAATTCAAGCGAAAAGCAGGCATTATTACTATTGTTCGTGAGCAAAATCATCCAATACAAAAATTCTTCCGAAAAATGCATATGCATATTCCTGAAGAGAGCTATCTGGAGTTAGATGCTTATTGTTCCTTTGTATTCAGCAAGATCAATGGACGTCGTAATGCCTATGATATCGGTAAAGAGTTGGTAGAAAAGTTCCCAGAAGCTGACGAGTTTCGCTATACCAGATTGATCTTGTTCTTACAACAGATCGAAAGGGTCGATCATTTGATTCAACGAGTACCTAATACAGAACGAAAAATTGCTTAA